One Clavelina lepadiformis chromosome 1, kaClaLepa1.1, whole genome shotgun sequence genomic region harbors:
- the LOC143463933 gene encoding ZP domain-containing protein-like translates to MTNAKMLNKSTCFFFKCLSNRIATFSVKMGKPLFYAILFCFLFQYHITCSQVVIVGNQFTEELTIRQLEEELMFPGTVNIRCTPNKMCITLSKEWLTVRWGVKRADELSLGSPCKLEAQENDTHVMLCTEGQQLSSCGTQFVVNDTHVVFTNNVTLKESDESNDFGVIGASRYRRVFPWRCIYPTRIFVGIDFIPEISPITLFLGKKTGEGQFRAAMFLYKDDNYTSRYQNSPQMKMSDKLRVRVALLQGPPFTKMQVVRCWATPDNDPLGKAARYGLIRNHCPVSRTVQVAVISNGEYEYSTWESNVFKFVDFPNVYLHCNVKVCFDGPNCLRTCNQSGPYRKRRDLSNDVVVSVGPIWPDENVPAVLNDQDQMMKVAVTDATTASVPVETRTEFIFGMPKAAVFTIAAVIIITTIAFIISTAACVVRKKRTSKRLTISSKSYDPSSSNAVQARSVVINSEFQLPVDSSR, encoded by the exons ATGACAAATGCAAAGATGCTCAATAAATCTACATGCttctttttcaaatgtttatcCAATAGGATCGCAacattttctgtaaaaatgGGTAAACCTTTGTTTTATGCAATATTATTCTGTTTCCTTTTTCAATATCACATTACATGTTCCCAAGTAGTGATAGTTGGAAATCAATTTACGGAAGAACTTACCATACGACAACTTGAAGAGGAACTGATGTTTCCAGGAACTG TAAATATCCGATGCACGCCAAACAAAATGTGCATAACACTGAGCAAGGAATGGCTGACGGTAAGATGGGGAGTAAAAAGAGCGGATGAACTTTCCTTGGGCTCGCCATGCAAGCTGGAAGCACAGGAAAATGATACTCACGTGATGTTGTGCACTGAAGGTCAACAATTATCATCTTGCGGGACTCAATTTGTTGTC AATGACACTCATGTCGTCTTCACTAACAACGTTACCCTAAAAGAGAGCGATGAATCAAACGATTTCGGGGTTATCGGGGCGTCGCGGTATCGTCGGGTGTTTCCTTGGAGATGCATTTATCCAACCAGAATCTTCGTTGGAATAGATTTCATTCCTGAGATAAG tCCGATCACTCTGTTTCTTGGAAAGAAGACAGGAGAAGGTCAATTTCGAGCTGCCATGTTTCTGTATAAGGACGACAACTACACGTCACGTTACCAAAACTCACCTCAAATGAAAATGAGCGACAA GCTTCGAGTGCGAGTTGCCCTCCTGCAAGGACCTCCTTTCACCAAGATGCAAGTCGTCAGATGCTGGGCCACACCTGACAACGACCCACTAGGGAAAGCAGCAAGATATGGCTTGATAAGAAACCA TTGTCCAGTCAGCAGAACCGTGCAGGTTGCAGTGATATCAAACGGAGAGTACGAATATTCAACCTGGGAATCAAACGTGTTTAAATTTGTGGATTTTCCCAACGTTTACCTCCATTGCAATGTGAAAGTTTGCTTCGACGGTCCAAATTGCCTCAGG ACTTGCAACCAAAGTGGTCCTTATCGAAAACGTCGTGACTTGAGCAATGACGTTGTGGTATCAGTTGGACCAATTTGGCCGGACGAAAATGTGCCCGCTGTGTTGAACGACCAGGATCAGATGATGAAAGTTGCTGTGACTGATGCTACGACTGCATCAGTTCCTGTAGAAACAAGGACTGAATTTATATTTGGAATGCCCA AGGCTGCAGTTTTTACCATCGCCGCGGTTATCATCATTACTACGATTGCTTTTATTATCTCTACTGCCGCATGTGTCGTTAGAAAGAAACGGACCTCTAAGCGGTTGactatttcatcaaaatcttaTGACCCGAGCTCAAGCAATGCAGTACAGGCCAGAAGTGTTGTGATTAACTCGGAGTTCCAACTTCCAGTTGACTCCAGCAGATGA
- the LOC143463907 gene encoding E-selectin-like isoform X2 — MCQTQIRHGGWGGKPLIEKSCKKKDACVNDYLQNYRFSGGANGFKQQCYDAPPSSLCTCCCDKNKCNTKTWNCKPEDHICTALKSPDHGRMICHGNLMPTTTCYFSCNKGYELVGGSSLTECDINGNWTSPQPACRKIHCPRVLSTPGHGYMKCTRGMQPNTRCRFWCEEGYWLRGSHNIQCIQNNYKIENSLVWLGLQPHCRRIRCPKTFAPFYHGTYICTEDNMLGSQCSFQCDSDLNFKLNPPVDFIKCKPDRQWTFSPCCRLPCPPNAILDIVILLDSSASVGPDNFEIIKSFVLKFVVQFIVRDDAARFSLVLFNREIDTESQILLHDYPNHLKSILDGITEMSYKSSGADRTNTGKALNYAANFLLHPDNGNRNEAKDVLILITDSEPSDDVKKPAQVLHSKGVNVFLIPVQPPVGKLDILTLRPVVAEESHILGDTLTLGFDALDKTFSRKMIELLCTLPTCTNPYHNHETNIRVN, encoded by the exons ATGTGTCAAACCCAAATACGTCATGGGGGTTGGGGAGGAAAGCCATTAATAGAGAAGTCGTGCAAGAAGAAAGATGCATGCGTAAACGACTATCTTCAG AATTACCGATTTTCTGGAGGCGCGAATGGCTTTAAGCAGCAGTGCTATGATGCGCCACCCTCATCTCTCTGTACCTGTTGCTGCGACAAGAACAAATGCAATACGAAAACATGGAATTGCAAACCTGAAG ATCACATATGCACCGCTCTTAAATCACCTGACCATGGTCGCATGATTTGTCATGGCAATTTGATGCCCACTACCACCTGTTATTTTTCCTGCAACAAAGGCTATGAACTTGTCGGTGGCTCAAGTTTAACTGAATGCG ACATTAACGGAAACTGGACCTCTCCGCAACCTGCCTGCAGAAAAATCCATTGTCCTCGTGTGCTTAGCACTCCCGGACACGGATACATGAAATGCACAAGGGGAATGCAACCAAACACCAGATGCAg GTTTTGGTGTGAAGAGGGCTACTGGCTGCGTGGATCGCATAATATTCAGTGCATACAAAACAactataaaattgaaaatagcCTTGTTTGGTTGGGCTTGCAACCCCATTGCAGAC GTATACGATGTCCCAAGACTTTCGCACCTTTTTATCATGGTACCTACATCTGCACTGAAGACAACATGCTTGGCTCCCAGTGTAGTTTCCAGTGCGACAGTGACTTAAACTTCAAACTAAACCCGCCAGttgatttcataaaatgtaAGCCAGACCGACAATGGACCTTTTCACCGTGCTGCCGAT TGCCTTGCCCTCCAAACGCTATTCTTGACATCGTAATACTGCTTGACTCATCTGCATCCGTGGGTCCAGATaactttgaaattatcaaaagCTTTGTCTTGAAATTTGTCGT gCAATTTATTGTAAGAGATGACGCTGCCCGATTTTCCTTGGTACTGTTTAATCGTGAAATCGACACTGAATCACAG ATTTTACTTCATGATTACCCAAACCATTTGAAAAGCATTTTGGATGGAATCACCGAAATGTCATACAAGTCTTCAGGAGCAGACA GAACAAACACCGGTAAAGCTTTAAATTATGCGGCCAATTTCTTGCTTCATCCGGATAATGGAAATAGGAATGAAGCAAAGGATGTCTTGATCTTGATCACTGATAGTGAGCCCagtgatgacgtcaaaaaACCTGCTCAAGTGTTACACAGCAAAGGAGTAAAT GTCTTCTTAATACCGGTGCAACCTCCGGTGGGCAAGCTTGATATTTTGACCTTACGGCCAGTAGTGGCGGAAGAGAGCCATATTCTGGGTGATACTCTGACTTTAGGATTTGACGCTTTggataaaactttttcaagaaaaatgataGAACTTCTGTGCACCTTGCCAACGTGTACCAATCCTTATCACAATCACGAAACAAACATCCGagtaaattga
- the LOC143463907 gene encoding uncharacterized protein LOC143463907 isoform X1 produces the protein MTQTRLLIFLFALLSVSFWLTGITAGIQCWKCSQAKSKGQCLRRGRLVKCPDPQFMCQTQIRHGGWGGKPLIEKSCKKKDACVNDYLQNYRFSGGANGFKQQCYDAPPSSLCTCCCDKNKCNTKTWNCKPEDHICTALKSPDHGRMICHGNLMPTTTCYFSCNKGYELVGGSSLTECDINGNWTSPQPACRKIHCPRVLSTPGHGYMKCTRGMQPNTRCRFWCEEGYWLRGSHNIQCIQNNYKIENSLVWLGLQPHCRRIRCPKTFAPFYHGTYICTEDNMLGSQCSFQCDSDLNFKLNPPVDFIKCKPDRQWTFSPCCRLPCPPNAILDIVILLDSSASVGPDNFEIIKSFVLKFVVQFIVRDDAARFSLVLFNREIDTESQILLHDYPNHLKSILDGITEMSYKSSGADRTNTGKALNYAANFLLHPDNGNRNEAKDVLILITDSEPSDDVKKPAQVLHSKGVNVFLIPVQPPVGKLDILTLRPVVAEESHILGDTLTLGFDALDKTFSRKMIELLCTLPTCTNPYHNHETNIRVN, from the exons ATGACTCAAACTAGGCTGCTTATATTTCTGTTTGCGTTGTTAAGCGTGTCATTTTGGCTTACTGGAATTACTGCAG GTATTCAATGCTGGAAATGTTCACAAGCGAAGTCGAAGGGGCAATGTTTACGAAGGGGTCGTTTAGTAAAATGCCCTGATCCACAA ttcATGTGTCAAACCCAAATACGTCATGGGGGTTGGGGAGGAAAGCCATTAATAGAGAAGTCGTGCAAGAAGAAAGATGCATGCGTAAACGACTATCTTCAG AATTACCGATTTTCTGGAGGCGCGAATGGCTTTAAGCAGCAGTGCTATGATGCGCCACCCTCATCTCTCTGTACCTGTTGCTGCGACAAGAACAAATGCAATACGAAAACATGGAATTGCAAACCTGAAG ATCACATATGCACCGCTCTTAAATCACCTGACCATGGTCGCATGATTTGTCATGGCAATTTGATGCCCACTACCACCTGTTATTTTTCCTGCAACAAAGGCTATGAACTTGTCGGTGGCTCAAGTTTAACTGAATGCG ACATTAACGGAAACTGGACCTCTCCGCAACCTGCCTGCAGAAAAATCCATTGTCCTCGTGTGCTTAGCACTCCCGGACACGGATACATGAAATGCACAAGGGGAATGCAACCAAACACCAGATGCAg GTTTTGGTGTGAAGAGGGCTACTGGCTGCGTGGATCGCATAATATTCAGTGCATACAAAACAactataaaattgaaaatagcCTTGTTTGGTTGGGCTTGCAACCCCATTGCAGAC GTATACGATGTCCCAAGACTTTCGCACCTTTTTATCATGGTACCTACATCTGCACTGAAGACAACATGCTTGGCTCCCAGTGTAGTTTCCAGTGCGACAGTGACTTAAACTTCAAACTAAACCCGCCAGttgatttcataaaatgtaAGCCAGACCGACAATGGACCTTTTCACCGTGCTGCCGAT TGCCTTGCCCTCCAAACGCTATTCTTGACATCGTAATACTGCTTGACTCATCTGCATCCGTGGGTCCAGATaactttgaaattatcaaaagCTTTGTCTTGAAATTTGTCGT gCAATTTATTGTAAGAGATGACGCTGCCCGATTTTCCTTGGTACTGTTTAATCGTGAAATCGACACTGAATCACAG ATTTTACTTCATGATTACCCAAACCATTTGAAAAGCATTTTGGATGGAATCACCGAAATGTCATACAAGTCTTCAGGAGCAGACA GAACAAACACCGGTAAAGCTTTAAATTATGCGGCCAATTTCTTGCTTCATCCGGATAATGGAAATAGGAATGAAGCAAAGGATGTCTTGATCTTGATCACTGATAGTGAGCCCagtgatgacgtcaaaaaACCTGCTCAAGTGTTACACAGCAAAGGAGTAAAT GTCTTCTTAATACCGGTGCAACCTCCGGTGGGCAAGCTTGATATTTTGACCTTACGGCCAGTAGTGGCGGAAGAGAGCCATATTCTGGGTGATACTCTGACTTTAGGATTTGACGCTTTggataaaactttttcaagaaaaatgataGAACTTCTGTGCACCTTGCCAACGTGTACCAATCCTTATCACAATCACGAAACAAACATCCGagtaaattga